The sequence below is a genomic window from Rudanella lutea DSM 19387.
CATCATCATGGCGACCGGCCGCTCGGACTACCCCAACCAGGTAAACAACGTACTCGGTTTCCCGTACATTTTCCGGGGTGCCCTCGACGTGCGGGCTACCGAGATCAACGAAGCCATGAAACTGGCGGCCACGCTGGCCCTGGCCGATCTGGCGAAAAAGCCGGTGCCCGATCTGGTCAACATGGCCTACAGCACCGACAATCTGATGTTTGGCCGGACGTACATCATCCCGAAACCCGTAGACCCACGCCTGCTCAGTACGGTAGCTCCGGCGGTAGCCCGCGCGGCTATGGAATCGGGTGTGGCCAAAGAGCCAATTACCGACTGGGAAGCCTACGAAAGCCAACTGGCCCGCCGACTGGGACAGGACAACCGGATCTCGCGGGTGATCATCAACAAGGCCAAGTCGAACCCCAAGCGGGTGGTATTTGCCGATGCCGAAAACCTGAAAGTGCTCAAGGCGGCTCAGCAAGTACGCGACGAGGGCATTGCCTACCCCATTCTGTTGGGTGAAACGGCCATGATTCGGCAGATGATTGAGCAAAACAACATCGACCTCGGAGATACGCCGATTCTGGACCCACGCGCCCCCGAGCAGGATGCCCTGATCCAGAAGTTTGCCGATTTGTATTTCGAGCGTCGTCAGCGCAAGGGAGTCAACGCCCGTGAAGCCCGCAAGCTGATGTATTACCGGAATTACTTCGGGGCCATGATGGTGGAGTCGGGCGAAGCCGATGCCCTTATTTCGGGTCTGACCCGCAACTACCCCGACACGATCCGGCCGGCCCTTCAGGTGATTGGGCGCGAGCCGGGCGTAAAAAAGGTAGCCGGTATGTACATTCTGCTCACCAAACGGGGGCCGCTGTTCTTCTCCGACACGACGGTGAACTTCAACCCAACGGCTGAGGAGATTGTCGAAATCACGGAGCTGACCGCCAAAGCCGTGGAGCAGTTTAACATTAAGCCCCGCATTGCGCTGGTTACGTACTCTAACTTTGGCAGTGCCAAAGGCGAAGACGCCGAAAAAATGAACCGGGCCGTCGAGATGCTGCATCAGCGCAACCCCGACATGATTGTGGACGGAGAAATTCAGGCCCACCTGGCCTTCAACACGGAGTTGCTGAAGCAGAACCATCCGTTCAGCAAGCTGATTGAGGAAGGGGCCAACACGCTCATTTTCCCCAACCTGTCGGCCAGCAATATTGCCTACAACCTGATGTCGGAAGTAGGTGGTGCCGACGCCATTGGCCCCATTCTGCTGGGTATCCGCAAACCGGTACACGTATTGCAGCTGGGCTCGTCGGAGCGCGAAATCGTCAACATGGTGGCTATCGCCGTTGTGGGGGCACAAGGAAAATAGTTGTGAGGAGTGAGGAGTGAGGAGTGAGGAGTTGCTGACGCAAGCATTTCAGATGCGTCAGTAACTCCTCACTCCTCACTCCTCACTCCTATCTCCTTAAAAAATGAGAATCCTAACAGGTATCCAATCCAGCGGCCGGCCGCATCTGGGTAACATTCTGGGGGCCATTGTCCCCGCCATCAAACTATCGCAGGAACCGGGCAACGAGTCGTTTCTGTTCATTGCCGACCTGCACTCGCTCACCACCCTCAAAGAAGGCGAAACCCGCCGGGAATACGTGCGGGCTATTGCGGCTACGTGGCTCGCCTTCGGGTACGACACCCAACATAACACTCTCTGGCGGCAGTCAAGGGTGCCCGAGCATACCGAACTGGCGTGGTATCTGAACTGCTTCACGCCCATGCCGATGCTCCAGAATGCGACCTCGTACAAAGACAAGGCCGATAAGCTGGGCACCTCCGTCGTGAACGCGGGTCTGTTTACGTATCCGGTATTGCAGGCCGCCGACATTTTGCTCTACGACGCCAATCTGGTGCCCGTCGGGAAAGATCAGCGGCAACACCTCGAAATGACCCGCGATATTGCTTCGGCCGTGAATCGGGCTTACAACAACGGCGACCCAACACAGGATGTGTTTGTCTTGCCCGAAGCCCGTATCGACGAGCGAATCATGACGATTCCGGGCATCGACGGGGCCAAGATGAGCAAGTCGTACGGTAACTACATCGACATTTTCCAGCCAGCAAACGATCTGTACAAGGTTATCAAGAAGATCAAGTCGGACTCGACCCCGCTGGAAGAACCCAAAAACCCCGATACCGACATCACGTTTCAGCTATACAGCCTCATTGCGTCTGAGGAGCAAACGGCCCAAATGCGCCAGAACTATGAAAAGGGTGGCTATGGATACGGGCACGCCAAAAAGGAGCTGTACGAGCTAATCCTGAGCACCTACGCCACCGAGCGCGAGCGGTTCAGTTTTTACATGGAAAACCCCGATGAACTGGAGAAGGAACTGCGGGCTGGCGAAGAAAAAGCCCGTGCGGTAGCCCGCCAAACCATCGAGCGCGTGCGGCAGGCTATGGGGTTCAACTGAGGTTGCCTTTTCACGCCTTTTGTCCTAACTTGATAAAAAAATAGCGTCAGTATGGTTAATGCAACGCTCAGTCTGTCTGGACAAATCGTGGAACGGCTTCAAACCGAAGCCGAGGTTTTGCTACCTGTCTCACTGGACGAGTATTGGGAGGTGGCGTCCGAAATTGGCGAAGAGCATTCGCCAATGGAATACGATATTGAATATCTGGACGGCCACCTCCGCGCTCGAATAAAAATGGCAACCGACTTTCACGAACTCATCGTCGCCAATCTGGCAGGCACACTACGATCAATTTATTACGACTACCCGGATATCCGGGTTATGGGTAGCAACCGAACGGTGTATGTG
It includes:
- the trpS gene encoding tryptophan--tRNA ligase, encoding MRILTGIQSSGRPHLGNILGAIVPAIKLSQEPGNESFLFIADLHSLTTLKEGETRREYVRAIAATWLAFGYDTQHNTLWRQSRVPEHTELAWYLNCFTPMPMLQNATSYKDKADKLGTSVVNAGLFTYPVLQAADILLYDANLVPVGKDQRQHLEMTRDIASAVNRAYNNGDPTQDVFVLPEARIDERIMTIPGIDGAKMSKSYGNYIDIFQPANDLYKVIKKIKSDSTPLEEPKNPDTDITFQLYSLIASEEQTAQMRQNYEKGGYGYGHAKKELYELILSTYATERERFSFYMENPDELEKELRAGEEKARAVARQTIERVRQAMGFN
- a CDS encoding NADP-dependent malic enzyme, encoding MQQKIRREDALEYHAKGRPGKLEVIPSKEYSTQRDLTLAYSPGVAEPCLAIAANPEDVYKYTTKGNLVAVISNGTAVLGLGDIGPEAGKPVMEGKGLLFKIYADIDVFDIELNTKDVDEFVRTVKILEPTFGGVNLEDIKAPECFEIEERLKKELNIPVMHDDQHGTAIISGAALLNALEIVGKKIDEVKIVVNGAGASAISCTKLYVALGANVQNIVMCDSKGPIRADRTDLDERKALFATSRDLHSLEEAFVGADVFIGLSKGNVVSQAMVQSMAANPIVFAMANPTPEISYEEALAARPDIIMATGRSDYPNQVNNVLGFPYIFRGALDVRATEINEAMKLAATLALADLAKKPVPDLVNMAYSTDNLMFGRTYIIPKPVDPRLLSTVAPAVARAAMESGVAKEPITDWEAYESQLARRLGQDNRISRVIINKAKSNPKRVVFADAENLKVLKAAQQVRDEGIAYPILLGETAMIRQMIEQNNIDLGDTPILDPRAPEQDALIQKFADLYFERRQRKGVNAREARKLMYYRNYFGAMMVESGEADALISGLTRNYPDTIRPALQVIGREPGVKKVAGMYILLTKRGPLFFSDTTVNFNPTAEEIVEITELTAKAVEQFNIKPRIALVTYSNFGSAKGEDAEKMNRAVEMLHQRNPDMIVDGEIQAHLAFNTELLKQNHPFSKLIEEGANTLIFPNLSASNIAYNLMSEVGGADAIGPILLGIRKPVHVLQLGSSEREIVNMVAIAVVGAQGK